Genomic window (Scomber japonicus isolate fScoJap1 unplaced genomic scaffold, fScoJap1.pri scaffold_506, whole genome shotgun sequence):
atgtgtgtgtgtatgtgtatgtgtatgtgtgtgtgtggtgtgtgtgtgtatgtgtggtgtgtgtgtgtatgtacctatgtgtgtgtgtgtgtgtgtgtgtgtgtgtgtgtgtgtgtgtgtgtgtgtgtgtgtgtagtacctatgagtgtgtgtgtgagcgctgtctctcctcctccagatgTTTAGTGaggctcctctgctcctccaacAGTCTCAggttctccttcttcttctcctgtcgCTCCAGATCTCTGATCACACTGTCGAGGCGCTGAGgg
Coding sequences:
- the LOC128354735 gene encoding protein PET117 homolog, mitochondrial codes for the protein MSATSKVVLGVSVVLTLSTVSAVHLKQTWDRERLDSVIRDLERQEKKKENLRLLEEQRSLTKHLEEERQRSHTH